ATCTTGCAAAAGGCGCTCTTTTCAGCTCAGTGTTGAATGCTTTTATAACACTATCATTGGCTTCGTTTTTAAAGAAAACCGTCATTGCGATTTTTTCTTTAAAATCATTTGCCAGTTTTCTAGAATTGATAATGAATAATCCCAGTACTCCTAAAAGGAATAAAACCAAGAAAACACTTAATACAACCGAAAAATAAGAGGAAATTAACCTGCGCTTTTGAAATTTATCAAAGTTAGAACTCATAGTTTGCTTAAATTATGTGGTAAAAATAATAAAGTATTTCTTTATTTAAAGTTAATAACGACCAAACTTTTAACTTTCGTACAATAAATATACGATTCCAGTTTTAAAAAACAGTATATGGAAAAACTTAGCAAGTTAGAATTTTGTTATCTCGAAAGTTGATTTAACCGCAAAGTGCGCAAAGTGTTTTACTTAGTAGTTCACTTATTAAACGCGAAGTTCGCAAAGTTTTGTGTTGATCTAACTTTGCTTGTTTTGATGATGCGTATGTTCCAGCGGTTGAAACCGCTGGCTATGTTTTTCAACAATTGCCCAAGGTTTTAACCTTGGGATGCGCATTTATGACTGTCAGATTAAAACCTTAGCACCTTAGAATCTTAGTATCTCAGAACCTTAAAGAGTTTCCCAAACTAAAGATAAGTAATACAATCCGCCAATTGATGGTCCGCCAAGAATTGAAGTATAAGGTTTGTTGAGAATATTTGTTCCTCCTAGTTTAGCTGTCAAACCTGTTTTTCTGAAATTATAATTTACTTGTGCATCCATTGACCAATAGGCAGGAACAGTTCCGCTGACTAAAAAAGAAACATAATCAAAATTGTTTTGATAACGGGCTGTTGCACTTGCGCCTAGATTTCTCCAGATATTTTGTGCAATCAACGTTCCGTTTACATTAAATTCAGGAGTATTGAAACCATCTTCCAGACCATCTTTATTATCAGTTCGGTCGAGTTTGGTGTACGTAAGATTAGTTAAAGCAGTAAAAGTTTCGTCAAAACGATATTTTAAACCTAAACTTCCGCCGTAATTATAGATTTTACTTTTAGAATTAGTCCATAAACGGTAACGATTTTGGGTGTTTTTCGAATATAAAGCGGTCGGAATTTGAGCTGGATCAGTTGTGTTTGGAATACTCGCTTCAACTTGCGCAATGAAATTTTTATAAGAGTTATAATAAAAATCGACATCAATAAAAAGACTTTTGTTTAACGTCATTCCTTTAAAACCAAATTCGAAAGATTTTACAAATTCCGGCTCCAGGTAAGTGTATGGATTTTTTTGAATTGTATTTTTATTCTTTTCAATAGCTTGCGCTTGCGTTAATCCGAGTGTATTGACATCATTATTTACTTGCGATTGAAATTTATCGATAGAAGCTTTGGTGTAAGAGTTTTCAAAAATGCCATCAGACATAATTCTTAAGCCTCCAACACGTTTCACACCTCCCGAATTCACGTTAGAAAACCCTTCGAAAATACTCGGAAAGCGATAACCATTTTGATAGGAAGCTCTGAAATTAATGGTTTCTTTTGGAGAATAAACGGCTGTAAATTGCGGAGTAAATTTAGTATCGAAATAATCAGCTTTATCCATTCTTATTGTGGCGCCCAATCGCAATTTTTCTTTAAAGAAATCTTTCGTTAATTGCGTAAAAGCGCCGTGTTTTTGATAGGTCAAATTTTTATCCGTATTTACTGGATTGATAAAATAGTTTCCGTCCGGAACAATAATATAATTTCGATAATCAAAACCACTTAGTAATTTGGCATCGATTTTTTCGAAGAAAGACGAAAAAGCTTTATCCCAATTAATCAATCCTTCTGCATGAATCAAAGTCGATTTTACACGTAAAGCAGCGCCAATATCCCAATTGTTGATGTTTACTAATTCGTTTTTCTTTTCTTCATAAGCCGCCGTTCCCGGTTCAAAACGGCCCTGATCAGATGAGGTTCTTGCTATTCTGTGCGCATCAGCAACTGTAGCTCCATTTGTTATGGCTTTCTTGTATGCTGTTGAATAATCAGCAAACCATTGGTTGTCTGATTTATAGGCTCGATCCATATTTTCTGCCAGCGAACGCATATTGTATGAGTTACCTGTGTTTTCAGTTGTTGCGTAGGCTTTTACCTGAAAAATTGGCGTGTGATAATCTACCGCAAATTGATTTAAAGTGTAATTGTCTAATCTAAAACGGTTCGAACGCTGATAAATCGTGTTGATTAATGCTGTTTTATAAGTCACGGCTAATTCGTTTCCTTGTTTTGGACGGAAATAAAAACCAACGTCTGCCTTGTAATTTTTAATGTCATAATCAGAAATATCTGTTTCACGATATCCCGTTCTGGCAACTACATAATTTTTACCATTAAGATTTAATGTTTTTCGGTTTGCCGATTCGTTTCCGTAACCATTAACTTCGTCATAAGCGGGATTATCGGCACCATACAAATTGGTCGATGCATTTGCATTAGGAGCCAGATCTGTTCGATCATCAGCAACCCAATCTGTTCCTCCGGTCATTGAAGCATTTATTTTGAATGCCAATTTTGAGTTGAAAGCTTTGGCAAATCTCAAATTAAACTGCGAATATAACTTAGGTGAAAACCGATCGATATTTCCAACATGATTTACGCCTGTTAATTGCTGGATACTTATGCCTTGATATTCAAAAGGATTTTTGGTCTGTATGTTTGCTAAACCGTTAATGGCATTCATGCCGTATAAAGCGGCGGCAGTTCCCGGAATAATTTCAATTTTATCAATGTCGAGATCATTCGCGCCAAGTGCATTTGCAATTGGGGCACCTAAATGTGGTGCCTGATTATCGATTCCGTCTACTAATTGCGCAAATCTAACATTAGTCGAATTGGCAAAACCTCTTGTGTTAATCACTTTAAAACCCAAACTTGGTGTTATAATCTGAACACCTTTTACGTTTTCAAGCGCTTCGTAAATACTTGGCGAACCCATATTTTTTGCTTCCGCCGATTTTAATTGTTCGATACTAATAGGAGAACGCATAATGTTTTCGGAACGGCGAGAAGCAGTGATTACAATTTCGTTCAGTTCTTCTTTTTTGATGCTATCTTGAATTATTTGATGATTTTTGGTCTGAGAAAAGCTTTTTAGGCTGATAAAAAATAGAAATAGGTATAATTTTAATTTCATAATCCGGATTTGATTTTCAGTATGTTTTAAAATGAATACTGATGGTTAAAAAAAATGGTTTTGGTTATTTGCTTTCTTTCTAATGAATGATAAAATGGTTTTTAAAATTTTAGATTCTGAGTTTCTTTCAAAGCAAAATCTTTAATGCGTTTTTCGATTTCATAAAAAACGGTAATCGCTTTTTCTCCGGCTTCGGTTAGTTTTGCACCGCCGCCGCCTTTTCCGCCCAGTAATTTTTCTACTAAAGGACTTTCAGCACGCTGATTCATTTCTTCAACCAATTGCCAGGCTTGACGATAAGCCATTTTCATTTCTTTTGCAGCATTCGTAATCGAGCCTGTTTTTCGAATATTTTCTAATAACCAAATTTTTCCAATTCCTAAAAAAGCTCCTTCCGTTTCTTCAATCCAAATACGGACTTCAATAGAATATTTTTTACTATTTCCCATGAGTGATTATAAATGGTTATTGCTAAGATAATTGGTTATTTTGTGAAATTATTCTTTCATTGATTTATTTGTAACAAATTAAGGCTAATATTTTGCGGCTAAGTATTTAAAATGCAAACATAAGTATTTTTACGTAATTAAAAATAAGTATTTTGTTATTTTATTTGTTTGTCAACGAAATAGCTTTGGAACAAACGACAATAAATGTAAATTTGCCAACTTAATTAAGTGCCAAAACCTTTGAACCTTTGTCACTTTGCAACTTTGAACCTTTTTATAATGAAATACAATCCAAACGAAATCGAAGAAAAATGGCAAAAATATTGGGCTGAAAACCAAACTTTTGCTGCAAGTAATAATTCTGAAAAACCTAAACATTATGTACTAGACATGTTTCCTTATCCGTCAGGAGCGGGACTTCACGTTGGGCATCCGCTGGGTTATATTGCTTCAGATGTTTATTCTCGTTTCAAAAGACATCAGGGTTTCAATGTTTTGCATCCAATGGGATACGACAGTTTTGGATTGCCGGCAGAACAATATGCGATACAAACAGGGCAGCGTCCTGAAGATACTACGCGTGTAAATATTGACGGAGGAGTTGATAAAGAAGGAAAACAAATTGCTGGTTATAGAAAGCAGTTAGATAAAATTGGATTTTCATTTGATTGGAGTCGTGAAGTACGTACTTCAAATCCAGATTATTACAAACATACACAATGGATTTTTATTCAATTGTTCAATTCATGGTACAATAGGAATGCTGATAAAGCTGAAGATATTTCGACTTTAATTTCTATTTTCGAAAAAGAAGGAAATGCAAACGTAAATGCAGTTTGTGATGACAATATTGTTGTTTTTACGTCAAGTGAATGGAACTCTTTTTCTTCTGATAATCAGGAAAAAATCTTATTACAATACAGATTAACTTATTTGGCGGAAACCGAAGTGAACTGGTGTCCCGGTTTAGGAACTGTTTTGGCAAATGACGAGATTGTAAACGGAGTTTCTGAACGTGGAGGATATCCAGTTATTCGTAAAAAAATGACACAATGGAGCATGCGAATTTCTGCTTATGCAGAACGTTTGCTACAAGGTTTAAACGATATTGACTGGAGTGAATCTATAAAAGAATCACAAAGAAACTGGATTGGAAAATCAGTTGGGGCAATGGTTTCTTTCAATGTAGTGCCAACAACTAACAACCAACAACCAGAAACTATTTCTGTTTTTACTACCAGACCTGATACAATCTTTGGAGTTACTTTTATGACTTTGGCACCGGAACATGATTTGGTGGCTAAAATTACAACTCCAGAGCAAAAGGCTGCGGTTGAAGCCTATATCGAAAAAACAGCAAAACGTTCTGAACGTGAACGTATGGCCGATGTAAAAACGATTTCGGGAGTATTTACAGGAGCTTATGCTGAGCATCCTTTTACAAAAGAACCAATTCCGGTTTGGATAGGTGATTATGTTTTGGCAGGATACGGAACTGGTGCTGTAATGGCGGTTCCTTGTGGAGACGAAAGAGATTATGCTTTTGCGAATTTCTTTAAAGGTCAAAGCGGAATGCAGGAAATCAAAAATATTTTTGCAAATGTTGATATTTCTGAGACAGCTTACGGCTCAAAAGACAATGTCGAAATCGCAAATTCTGATTTCTTAAACGGATTAAATTATAAAGATGCAACTCAAAAAGTAATTGCAAAATTAGAAGAAATAGGTCAGGGAACAGGAAAAACAAATTACCGTTTGCGTGATGCTGTTTTTTCTCGTCAGCGTTATTGGGGAGAACCTTTCCCGGTTTATTATATAAATGGTTTGCCAAAGATGATCGATGCGCAGCATTTGCCAATTATATTACCAGAAGTAGAGAAATATTTACCAACCGAAGATGGTTTGCCTCCGTTAGGAAACGCAGCAGTTTGGGCTTGGGATACAAAACAAAATAAAGTTGTTAATACTGATTTAGTTGACAATGTTTCGATTTTTCCTTTAGAATTGAACACAATGCCAGGTTGGGCGGGAAGTTCATGGTATTGGATGCGTTATATGGATGCACACAACGAAACCGAATTTGCCAGTAAAGAAGCTTTGGCTTATTGGGAAAGCGTAGATTTATATATTGGAGGAAGCGAGCATGCAACCGGACATTTATTATATTCTCGTTTCTGGAACAAATTCTTAAAAGACAAAGGTTTTGCTCCAACCGAAGAACCATTCAAAAAACTGATCAATCAGGGAATGATTTTAGGAACTAGTGCTTTAGTTTATAGAATTTCAGGGACAAATAAATATGTTTCTAAAAATCTTAAAAACGACTATGAAACTGAAGCTTTGCATATTGATGTTAATATGGTAAATGCTGCAGATGAAATTGATATTGAAAGATTGAAAAATTGGCAGCCTCAATTTGAGAATGCTGAATTTATATCAGAAAATGGAAAGTTTATCGTTGGTCGTGAAGTTGAGAAAATGTCTAAACGTTGGTATAACGTAGTTAATCCAGATGATATTTGTAATGAATATGGTGCTGATACATTACGTTTGTACGAAATGTTTTTAGGGCCATTAGAGCAAACAAAACCTTGGAGTACTGGTGGAATAACAGGAGTTTTTGGTTTCTTGAAAAAATTATGGAGATTGTATTTTGATGAAAATAATGGCTTA
This window of the uncultured Flavobacterium sp. genome carries:
- a CDS encoding TonB-dependent receptor, translating into MKLKLYLFLFFISLKSFSQTKNHQIIQDSIKKEELNEIVITASRRSENIMRSPISIEQLKSAEAKNMGSPSIYEALENVKGVQIITPSLGFKVINTRGFANSTNVRFAQLVDGIDNQAPHLGAPIANALGANDLDIDKIEIIPGTAAALYGMNAINGLANIQTKNPFEYQGISIQQLTGVNHVGNIDRFSPKLYSQFNLRFAKAFNSKLAFKINASMTGGTDWVADDRTDLAPNANASTNLYGADNPAYDEVNGYGNESANRKTLNLNGKNYVVARTGYRETDISDYDIKNYKADVGFYFRPKQGNELAVTYKTALINTIYQRSNRFRLDNYTLNQFAVDYHTPIFQVKAYATTENTGNSYNMRSLAENMDRAYKSDNQWFADYSTAYKKAITNGATVADAHRIARTSSDQGRFEPGTAAYEEKKNELVNINNWDIGAALRVKSTLIHAEGLINWDKAFSSFFEKIDAKLLSGFDYRNYIIVPDGNYFINPVNTDKNLTYQKHGAFTQLTKDFFKEKLRLGATIRMDKADYFDTKFTPQFTAVYSPKETINFRASYQNGYRFPSIFEGFSNVNSGGVKRVGGLRIMSDGIFENSYTKASIDKFQSQVNNDVNTLGLTQAQAIEKNKNTIQKNPYTYLEPEFVKSFEFGFKGMTLNKSLFIDVDFYYNSYKNFIAQVEASIPNTTDPAQIPTALYSKNTQNRYRLWTNSKSKIYNYGGSLGLKYRFDETFTALTNLTYTKLDRTDNKDGLEDGFNTPEFNVNGTLIAQNIWRNLGASATARYQNNFDYVSFLVSGTVPAYWSMDAQVNYNFRKTGLTAKLGGTNILNKPYTSILGGPSIGGLYYLSLVWETL
- a CDS encoding LysR family transcriptional regulator, with the protein product MGNSKKYSIEVRIWIEETEGAFLGIGKIWLLENIRKTGSITNAAKEMKMAYRQAWQLVEEMNQRAESPLVEKLLGGKGGGGAKLTEAGEKAITVFYEIEKRIKDFALKETQNLKF
- the leuS gene encoding leucine--tRNA ligase, producing MKYNPNEIEEKWQKYWAENQTFAASNNSEKPKHYVLDMFPYPSGAGLHVGHPLGYIASDVYSRFKRHQGFNVLHPMGYDSFGLPAEQYAIQTGQRPEDTTRVNIDGGVDKEGKQIAGYRKQLDKIGFSFDWSREVRTSNPDYYKHTQWIFIQLFNSWYNRNADKAEDISTLISIFEKEGNANVNAVCDDNIVVFTSSEWNSFSSDNQEKILLQYRLTYLAETEVNWCPGLGTVLANDEIVNGVSERGGYPVIRKKMTQWSMRISAYAERLLQGLNDIDWSESIKESQRNWIGKSVGAMVSFNVVPTTNNQQPETISVFTTRPDTIFGVTFMTLAPEHDLVAKITTPEQKAAVEAYIEKTAKRSERERMADVKTISGVFTGAYAEHPFTKEPIPVWIGDYVLAGYGTGAVMAVPCGDERDYAFANFFKGQSGMQEIKNIFANVDISETAYGSKDNVEIANSDFLNGLNYKDATQKVIAKLEEIGQGTGKTNYRLRDAVFSRQRYWGEPFPVYYINGLPKMIDAQHLPIILPEVEKYLPTEDGLPPLGNAAVWAWDTKQNKVVNTDLVDNVSIFPLELNTMPGWAGSSWYWMRYMDAHNETEFASKEALAYWESVDLYIGGSEHATGHLLYSRFWNKFLKDKGFAPTEEPFKKLINQGMILGTSALVYRISGTNKYVSKNLKNDYETEALHIDVNMVNAADEIDIERLKNWQPQFENAEFISENGKFIVGREVEKMSKRWYNVVNPDDICNEYGADTLRLYEMFLGPLEQTKPWSTGGITGVFGFLKKLWRLYFDENNGLIVNNDEPTKDNLKSLHKTIKKVAEDIESFSFNTSVSQFMICVNELSAQNCHSRAILEPLAILVSPYAPHIAEELWSQLGNSTSISDVTFPVFDAKHLVETNKEYPVSFNGKMRFTIELPLDLTAAQIEEIIMKDERTLRQLDGRTPNKVIIVPGKIINLVG